In Dioscorea cayenensis subsp. rotundata cultivar TDr96_F1 unplaced genomic scaffold, TDr96_F1_v2_PseudoChromosome.rev07_lg8_w22 25.fasta BLBR01000910.1, whole genome shotgun sequence, the genomic window GGAAAGCAAGCTTGGGCATTGCACCTCTCTCTATCCTCCACTCCTCAAGATTGGGCATTGCGTCGTCATCCCACAAGCTGTCAATGAACAGACTTTTCAAACAAGGGAATCCACCAGTAGAGCATACCATGGTTTTCCCAAGATACACATTTCCCAAGAATTTGAGAGTAACAAGGTATTGTAACCTCTCCAATTTGGGCATTGGGTCTTGCTCTAATCTAGAATACATCAGCTCAAGCTTGGTGAGACAAGTTGGGAATTCAGATACAGAGCCCCCCTTTCGCCAAAATCCAAATAACGTCAATGAGAGGAGATGGTTGTGAAATGGAAAGTCCTTGGTGTCGATCTCTATGGGGCAATATCTTTCGGCCTCTATACGCAAGCTGGTAAGATGGTCTAGTCCACAGAGTAGATGGGTTAGCATTGTTCCCTGCTGTTCCTTATTAATCACCACTTTCAACTTCCTAAGGTTGGGAAACCTCCAGTTTATTGTTTTATAGGATCCGGATTCTACATACTCGAGTGTGAGGAGATTTTTTAGCTCAAGACTTTGTGGTGGTTTGGCCCATCCGACTTGTACATGTCTTAGTGTCTTTATCTTCCATAGTGTGATTGGTATCGCTGTTCCTTGCCTTAAAATAACAGTTTCTAAGGATATAAAGTTTCCTATCGACGATGGTAGGCATGAAACATGCCCCAGCCTTAAATAACGTAAATGGATCATGAGCTCGATCTCTTTTGGTAATCTTTGTACAAAAGTTAACTCAGTCAAATCAAGCACCCTTAGAAGCTCAAATCTAAATATTGGGGAATCTTTTTGAAGATTAGGTAGACCAAATGCCATCAAAGTCCTGAGTCCATGCATTGTAGAGACTCTAGAGATTTCATTGATCTTGGTGTCATTGACGTTGTGGAAAGCCACACGGCGAGACGACGCCAAATAAGTTGGTTGATCATTTTCATTAGAGCAAACTGTGAGGAAGAAGTCTTTCTTTGCTGCAGATCTTGCAAAATCCAATAGTAGATCATGGACGCCACATTTCTTCACACTCCCATTGTTTTTCCTCATATTTACATGAATCAAGCTCCTCTGAATCAACTCCTCTAAAATAGCTTCCCCTGTATCCTCCATGGTCTTTCTTTCTTCCTGTGGTATGAAGCCTTCTGCAATCCATTGCCAGAGATCTCATAATCCTCAGGGTAAGCGcccaaataaagaaaacatgatttcaTATGATACGGAAGATCTTCATAGCTCGAAGCAAGTATTTCTTGGCATTGTCTTCCTTCTGCCGCCCAATCCATCGTCTCCAACACTCTTCGCCACACAACAGGTGTTTTGTCTTTTATAGATAGGAGACCTCCAAGAACAACTAAAGCCAGAGATAGGCCACCGCATTTGTCCATGAGACGAAGGCCGATATCAAGCAATTCATTGGTGAAATTTGCCTCAACATCTTCATGAGGAAAGGCCTTCTTGAGAAGAAGCTTCATACTCTCATCATCATTCAAAAGCGGAAGTTGGTACGGAGTGCTTCTTGGATCTGCTCCCTTTGCAACATTAAGAAACCGAGTGGTGATCAAGACCCTACTTCCATTGTTCACATCCGGAAAACTTCTTTGCATCTGATTCCATACATCCTCTAGCCAAATATCATCCAATACAATAAGAAACCTTTCTGTTCTTAGTGAGTCATGAAGCATGTCTATCAAATCATTTTCTGTCATTTTCTCCAACTTCTCCTTTTCAATCTTCCGAACTTCTTCAAGCATCTTTCTGAGAATCCCTATTAAACTATTTTCTTGAGAGACTGTTACCCAAATGCGCTTGTGGAAATGATTGCTAACAGCATTGTCACGGTAGAGTTTCCGGGCAAGGGTGGTTTTGCCAAGACCACCAATGCCAAATATGCTAATGACACAAAgcctttgttgttgttgatccATCAGTCGTCCCAGTAGGATCTTGTGATCATTAAAAAGCCCGACTACATCAACATCATCAGAATATTGATATGAGAAATGGCGTCTCCTTATTAAGGATATTAAGTTGGAAGCATCTCCATCCTCACTCAAGTTTTGAATCCCATAAGCTTCTCTGCATGCCTTGATCTCATTAAGCCTTTCTTCTCTCTTACCAATCTCCACACCAACATTATGCCTTGCTATCAACGCGCTTGGTTTAAACCTACTAAAAAAAGTGTTAATCAAAAATAGGAAATTATGGTTCATGTGGAAGTGGAGCCAAGGATGGAGAAATTCTTAAGAGGAaaggataaataataataataataataataataataataataataaattcaaatattcaaactaggttatatatatataacattccTCAATGATGATACTACGTAATATTACgtaatatactttatatataaatatataaaccattctttattgaaaatgataggatgagttttttttattttaaattttaaatttgataattttgaaTAATCATCTCCATTTATCTCAATTACTTGtgagttatttttttacaataatggCAAGTGTCGTTAAGGGATTAACAAATCCAAATATGCACCAGTTACGATGACTTAATGATCACCCCACAATAGTAAATTGCTACCATACAACCCTAgaaggataaaaaataaaatttcttccaCTAGGAACCCACTGAACAATACATAAATAGTACTGatacaatatataaaaatggGGTTTCAACTTCACACCTACCCATACATTGGCTAAGTACCTAACCCgctgttttctagttttttttttttaaaaatcctaaCCCCTTGTACTAAGCAAATATTGGATAGtgataaaatttctaaaaatctttcctctctcgatatatatatatatatatatattattaaattgtttTCAATCAATTTAGTCCTactctatattttaaaattgattgaggtgtttttctttattgtttacatgaattaaaaaaaaaaattatcaaccgCCTTTTTGGTCTACTTCAAAGGAATCCCCCATGTGATGCATTTGTTTCATAGAAAATCTGAAATCAAATTCTAAACTTTGTTCatagaaaattcaaaattaaaccagatataattgtttcttttacttactttaatgggaaaaaaattattttgttcttaCCTGTATTTGATGCGACTCAGCCAACCATTGGACTGATGATTCACCTTAATGAGGAAAGTATCAATGGCGTCTTCAGCTAGGTAAGCAACTTGTATTACTTCATTCACCCAGTTCTTCACCCTTTCATCCCTCTTTCCTTTTGCATCGCGTCCTTCGAAAAGCATTTAATCCAACGGAGCTCTCTTTCCATCCACTCCACCTCATCACGCAATCCATACAACAACGCAAATTCTTGAGACAAGAGCCCCAAGCAAAGCTCGGTTACCACACGTGAAACAGTGGATTCAGCCATCTCCCTCTCACACTCTCCATTGCTCTCTCACACTCGTCCCTCTCTTGATTCACCCGATTGCAAGAGATGAAAAATcagtttttttctttccattaaTTCGAAGATAGTACATTTGATGACCGCTTCAAATCAACGCAGAATATTGAAAAGCGAGGAAGGAATAAAGGAGTGCTTTTGatcatggatgatttctttaTTCATCCAAGCAAGTCACATTGAAAATCAGACATATATCAACCGAGCAAGCACCAACCAAAGCTATTAggatttcatttaaaattgatTGACGATAAGTATAATGTTATACATAGAAGCATAAAATCAGGCCATTGAATCCCTCCTTCCTCATAACATGATCAAAATAGGGCACAATTGTCAAGATAACAATCCCACATGAATTACTATAAAGTGAATATGAACCTattgatgaaaaaaaggaaaaatatagcacaacataaacaataaacaactaGCACACCTCAAAGTACAGGTTTTTGCAAGCGGCCACTCAGGTAAAACATTTCCCAAGTCAACACATCCCAAGCTAAATCTTGCATGCTCACCACACCATATTTGATCTTCTGTTAAACACACAAAAAGCAAATGAATTTAGTATATACATCATAAAATTCAATCTTATAacaagaaaaaaccaaaaaagcaAACCAACTAGGACTAAATAAAACCTTGCCCCTCCATTCCACAAATGgttggatgtagttgaaaatgcaatggatttgtatttacaaatttttgtatttgaaaattcaggagagtcaaatctattgtttggtttgatgtatttgtaatgctgaattacaaaattttgtatttggttggagagattttttaatttagattttattaaataattaatataatatattttattaattatatattatattattaatattaattacactataattatattttatttaatatttataaaatataattattgtgtaattaattttatgagtaattaatataataaatatatacttaatttattataacaaaatataatatattaattatttattaaaataaataatataatataatatatcaattctatactatattactaatattaattacactataattatattttatttatggtataattaatatatacttaatttattataataaaatataatatattaattatttattaaaataaataatataatataatatatcaattatatattatattactaatattaattatactataattatattttatttaatattttataaaatataattatagtgtaattaatattataagtaattaatataatgggATTCACTGAATGGGATTTTGAAATTCGGTCattttggccgaattccataatcccatgatttttggatttgaaaatacaaaagagATTGAAATCCattgaaacaaacaaaggatttctcaaatccaagaATTTTCAAATCCAAGTATTTTCAAATTCAGCCAAACAAACAGCCCctaaacacataaaaaaagcAGGGATAAACCTAGATTGAGATGATGGATCAATTGTAGTAGAGCTCGAGGCCGATGCCGTCGTGAATCTCGTAGTCCTTGAGAGTGATATGGTCCTTGTAGATGTTTTTACCACTTACGGATGCGGATCTTGTCGCTCTCGTTCCCGCTTTGAGCGACCATCGACTTCTTGACTTCTTCAAGAATGAGATGCAAGTTAACGACAAAGTTGAAATTGGAGGCATGAATCGAGGTGTACCTCCAGTGATGGGGATTTTGGAGAGGAGTTTGGCGAAGTCGTTCTTAGCGATCCGAAGCTCGGCGTTCTCTTCGCGAATGGCTTCGAGCTTGTCCGTGATGGGAAGCTCAAGGGATCGGCGATGGGAAGCCGCGATCGAGAAGAATCCCACGAGGATGCCGTCGTCGGCCGTGGCTTCGCCGGCAATGGTGGCAACGGTGACGCCGAAGGAGGCGCTGAGGGAGAGATCGCTGGGGTTGGAGCACAAAGGCGGCAGGGTTGGGCCTCAAGCGATAGATGTCTTATTTTTgttcaattattttgttttaattattttttattattataatgaaattaCTTTTTAATCCCTCTTTTGAAAAACTTTCCAGGACTACTACTATTTTTTCCcctatttaataaattaatcaatttatcaACCTAGAGGAACAGTCTGGGCCGTAGAAATAAGTCAAAGTATTGTCAAATTGGATGATGAAGGAAACATGGCAAGGTTTGTGATCCTCTAAGACTCTGTTTGGTTATCTGTAATTAgaattacatgtaagtgaaattataatataactgaaatgttgtatttcaacttacatcattgttgtttgatttattgTAACTATGAATgatgtatttactttttatttgttttgtttgatgtaaATTTAAAAGTATAATTACCATCTAAGTGAGctggtgagattacccccactattattattattattattattattattattattattattattattatttttattttattattattattattattattactattattaaatactcttcattaaaattaatttaaataaaaataattaattaatttttaaaatttttaaaattttaatatttatttaattttattacttgaaaaattatcattaattttattaattttatataaataattatgataaaatattcaattatataaatagtaaactataaaaatatactatttatttaattttattacttgaaaatatttttataattaattttttgaaaacaatattctattttcaataataaaaaaatatttttcataaaaatatttaatcatataaatagtaaattattaaaatatttaatatttatttaattttattacttaaaaatatttttataattatttttaaaacaatctaatattttcaaaaaaaaaaattgtcataaatttttttaatcatataaatatttgatatttatttaattttattacttaaaaatatttttataattaaatttaaagataatttactttattaaatatttttataattaaatataatggtAAGTAGATACCACATACTTTactgtattttaacttacagcaaattttgatgtaagttgaaatactgTCTGTTTGGTTACCTGTAAGTACTTGCAAGTAGCTCTAATGTATGTAGTTTTACGTGTAAGTGACTGTTTGGTTTACTGTAAAACTTCCATTTACATGTAAGTGGACTTACATCTCACCCACTTTTACAGTATTTCAATTTAcagcaaaattataaaaatactgtAAAAATACTTACTTTACTGTATTTCAACTAACAGTAAATATCCAGTCaccattatatttaattataaaaatatttaataaagtaaattatctttaaatttaattataaaaatatttttaagtaataaaattaaataaatattaaatatttatattattcaaaaatttatgataaattttttttattgttttaaaaataattaaaaaaatatttttaagtaataaaattaaataaatattaaatattttaataatttattatctatatgattaaatatttttatgaaaaatattttttattattgaaaatattatattgttttcaaaaaattaattataaaaatattttaaagtaataaaattaaataaatattatatttttatagtttagtatttataatattaaatattttatcatatttatttttataaaattaattataattttttcaagtaataaaattaaataaaaattaaatatttttaaatttattaaattaattaattatttttatttaaattaattttaatgaagagtattaaataataataataataataataataataataataataataataataataatggggaTAATCTCACCAACTCACTTACATGGTAATTATATCTTTaattttacatcaaaccaaacaaataaaaagtaaatacatcATTCATAGTTACagcaaacaaaacaataatgatgtaagttaaaatacaacagtttcacttacactgtaatttcacttacatataattataattatagacaaccaaacagcccctaaaaGTGAGTGAGATGTAAGTCCACTTACATGTAAGTGGAAGTTTTACAGCAAACCAACCAGtcacttacatgtaaaaccaCTTACATTACAGCTACTTACAGATAACCAAACAGCCCATAAATTTGCCTTCTATCTCAACCCAATCAGGTAGAGAAGCATggtatgtgttttattttattttattttatttatcaattagtGTTTGTATTATGAATGGTTGATCAATGGCAATGTACATTGTAGACAATTCCAATCTAAGCAAGATGCattgtaacaaaaattcaacccTTTAATCGaaattgataattttctttcacAAGTTATGAGGATGCGCCTATTATAGCTAATTTGATGTACATATTCAAACTATGATCAACAAACCAATCACAACAAAACAATCACAtattaaacaaaacaatctACATCAATGTCACAATGTACTAAATTTTCATCTAAATAGAATGCATTGTAACATATATAGTTTcatcttttcaatcaaaacaatcagTTAAATAGAAGTACACTTTCAAACCATTAGCAGCAAAACAATTGCATTTTGAGCATAATTATCAACATCAGCCACATTGTACTCAATTGataattttcatcaaaacattAACATTGTACGTGCTCTTGATCTCCAATTAGTGCAGCCAAtgccaaatttatttatttggcatGAATTTTCTATTTCCTGATTATGATAATTGCATTAATTCCATTGAAtatactaaatacaaaaaaaattgtgataagGAACAACAAACTTcaaatttcattgaattttctaGTGATATTGGactgttattatttgtttttttttcttaatttaagtgtttatctactttttcaaaaaaaaaaaaaaaattcaatgattaTATGAAATTTACAAAAGCAACAATCTGTTCTTCATAATTGTTGCACATATTAAACGAAACAATAGTGGGTCAAACTTGGCTCTTTACCTAGTATTTAAGaagtttgaaataaaataaaccctaCTAAAGAAAAGCCAGCCCTAAAcaattgttttgttattttgaagTTAAGGATTAGTTACAGCAATAATCATGCTTTGCTATGTTAAGAATTCTCGAGCTTcaaatgttgttgttgtctaCTGACTTGGTTCTTTATttagctattttttaaaatatt contains:
- the LOC120255252 gene encoding probable disease resistance protein RF9, with protein sequence MRKNNGSVKKCGVHDLLLDFARSAAKKDFFLTVCSNENDQPTYLASSRRVAFHNVNDTKINEISRVSTMHGLRTLMAFGLPNLQKDSPIFRFELLRVLDLTELTFVQRLPKEIELMIHLRYLRLGHVSCLPSSIGNFISLETVILRQGTAIPITLWKIKTLRHVQVGWAKPPQSLELKNLLTLEYVESGSYKTINWRFPNLRKLKVVINKEQQGTMLTHLLCGLDHLTSLRIEAERYCPIEIDTKDFPFHNHLLSLTLFGFWRKGGSVSEFPTCLTKLELMYSRLEQDPMPKLERLQYLVTLKFLGNVYLGKTMVCSTGGFPCLKSLFIDSLWDDDAMPNLEEWRIERGAMPKLAFLKLVS
- the LOC120255253 gene encoding disease resistance protein RPP13-like gives rise to the protein MLFEGRDAKGKRDERVKNWVNEVIQVAYLAEDAIDTFLIKVNHQSNGWLSRIKYRFKPSALIARHNVGVEIGKREERLNEIKACREAYGIQNLSEDGDASNLISLIRRRHFSYQYSDDVDVVGLFNDHKILLGRLMDQQQQRLCVISIFGIGGLGKTTLARKLYRDNAVSNHFHKRIWVTVSQENSLIGILRKMLEEVRKIEKEKLEKMTENDLIDMLHDSLRTERFLIVLDDIWLEDVWNQMQRSFPDVNNGSRVLITTRFLNVAKGADPRSTPYQLPLLNDDESMKLLLKKAFPHEDVEANFTNELLDIGLRLMDKCGGLSLALVVLGGLLSIKDKTPVVWRRVLETMDWAAEGRQCQEILASSYEDLPYHMKSCFLYLGAYPEDYEISGNGLQKASYHRKKERPWRIQGKLF